CATTTTAAAAAGTCGATTGAGATTGAGCCAATATTCATTCCTGCTTATGTCAATTTAGCGGATGTTTATCGCCAAAAAAGGCAAGAACAAAAAGCGCAAGATATTTTAGTTCAAGCCCTGAACATTGCACCAGAAAATGCGTCAATATATTATGCGCAAGCAATGAGTTACGTTCGTAACAAACAAAAACCGTTAGCTATTCCTACATTAGAAAAAGCCATTCAATTGGCACCTGATAATGTCGATTACCGTTATACCTATTCGTTATTGTTAAAAGATCAAGGGCAAAAGGAAAAAGCGTTAAAAGTATTACGAGAGGCGTATGCCATTAATCAAGACCGTCCTGATTTAGCCTATGCAATTACACAAAATTATCTTGAAACAAACAATTATCCATTGGCATTATATTATGCAAAAGAATTACAAAGGTTATTACCTAATAACCCTCAAATAAGTCAGCTTATTAATCAAATTGAAGACGCCGTACCATAACCGCTTTATTAATATGGTTACCAGATTTTTAAAATGTTCTTTGGTCATTTTATGAGTTTTTGGTGTTTTTAAAGCGAAATATCTCTTTAAAAGTGGAAAAATTTCAATTAATAAAAAATACTTATTTTTGTATTATTCACATATTAAATTCGAATAGGATGAATTTGGTTTTAATGTTTTATTAATATGTATAACATGGAGTGAAAATGGATAATCAAAAAGTTAAAATGAATGGAATTAATCGACGTCAATTTATTCAGGCAACAGCTGGAGTGGCGATAACGGCCGGATTAGGGTTGGCTCCTTTATCTGCCAATGCTTCAAACCACTCGTGGTCAAAAGGTCAATCAAAAAATTCTGATGAGAAATTTTGGAATAAGATTAAAAAAGAATTTGTATTGGATAAGCGTACCACTTATATGAATACCGGTACAACGGGGTCGATGCCTCAGTCTGTGTTAGAACAATACGAAAAAAATAATGAAACAGTCGCCAAATACCCTTGGGATATGGATGAGCGGTTTGGATCATGGCCTTATGTTTCTCAGATGGTAGAAACGATAGCGCCTGGTATTGGTGCCTACTCTTCTGAAATTGTGTTAAGTCGTAATACGACAGATGGAATGTGTACCATATTAAATGGCCTGCAATTTGAAGAGGGGGATGTGATCTTAACGACTCATCATGAGCATGTCGCAGCAACCTCTCCGTTGAATGTCGTAAAACAACGTTATGGAGTTGAAGTTGTTGAAGTTCAGTTACCGGTTTATACCGGAAGCGAATCAGTTACGGAAGAGGATTACCTTGATGCCTTTAGAGCTGCTTTAAATCAATACAGCCAGGTGCGGTTAATCACATTTTCTCATATTACTTATAAAACCGGCACTCGACTCCCTGCAAAAAAAATCTGTCAGTTGGCGAAGCAATATGCTATCCCAACTTTAATTGATGGTGCTCATTCACTGGGCATGTTAGCGCTCGATTTGCATGATATTGATTGTGATTTTTATGCGGCATCTGGTCATAAATGGCAGTGTGGAGCCGGGGCTACTGGGATTTTATATGTCAGAGATAATGCGCAGCGATTAAGTGAATATTGGTCTGATCGTGTTAATCCATTTTGGCCGATTAATTCCTCTTTATCTGAAGTCACGGCTTATGGATTGCAGACCCAGTTACAATATGTAGGGAACGATAATTATCCTGCTAAGCAAGCGTTGACGGATAGTTGTGCATTATGGGATGAGATTGGTCGTGAGTATATTGAGCAACGCATTTTAAATTTATCATCTCTATGTAAGCAATTGTTAAAAGAAGCGCTACCAGATGCGTACATTTTCTCACCAGATGAAACGGAATTAAGTAGTGGCATTACTTCTTTTAATCCATTTGAATTGACGGATAATGAGCGTTTAATTGAATTTAGAGATCGTTTACGTAATGAA
This Vibrio aphrogenes DNA region includes the following protein-coding sequences:
- a CDS encoding aminotransferase class V-fold PLP-dependent enzyme, with protein sequence MDNQKVKMNGINRRQFIQATAGVAITAGLGLAPLSANASNHSWSKGQSKNSDEKFWNKIKKEFVLDKRTTYMNTGTTGSMPQSVLEQYEKNNETVAKYPWDMDERFGSWPYVSQMVETIAPGIGAYSSEIVLSRNTTDGMCTILNGLQFEEGDVILTTHHEHVAATSPLNVVKQRYGVEVVEVQLPVYTGSESVTEEDYLDAFRAALNQYSQVRLITFSHITYKTGTRLPAKKICQLAKQYAIPTLIDGAHSLGMLALDLHDIDCDFYAASGHKWQCGAGATGILYVRDNAQRLSEYWSDRVNPFWPINSSLSEVTAYGLQTQLQYVGNDNYPAKQALTDSCALWDEIGREYIEQRILNLSSLCKQLLKEALPDAYIFSPDETELSSGITSFNPFELTDNERLIEFRDRLRNEYGYTIRTTDFKLYKDDTEDSHALRISTHIYNDQDDVVGLVKSIKELYLEMV